A window of Thermus tengchongensis contains these coding sequences:
- a CDS encoding glycosyltransferase family 4 protein, translating to MRLYRVGLFTDVYFPNPNGVTTSVYLLLRELRRMGHEAWVIAPRHPEAPEGEEGVIRVPSVAYPFYEGQQIALPSARYLPTKFELIHTHTPLTLGVWGLRIARNKGLPHVSTFHTHYEKYAHYVPGLAILDKYTGIVPRLAKAFYNRVEVVIAPTEPVRRLAESYGIERPIRVIPTGIDNRLLEEAPLPSPSPWPEGKRRLITVGRLGKEKSFDVVLKAVAELAKKVDVFLVHIGEGPELHALKHLAKALGIAERVRFLGPVPYGKIGGYYRMAELFLFASETETQGLVVWEAQAMGVPVVAVGAEGVLEGVEEGKTGYLVPPGDFQALAERALELLMDEEKRRRFSLQARAWALERSAERIAERIVAVYDEAGEILRVEPKRLIFPFPRLPRSTLEDRPGSF from the coding sequence ATGCGCCTCTACCGCGTAGGCCTCTTCACCGACGTCTACTTCCCCAACCCCAACGGGGTTACCACCAGCGTTTACCTGCTTTTGCGGGAGCTCCGCCGCATGGGCCACGAGGCCTGGGTCATCGCCCCCCGCCATCCCGAGGCCCCCGAGGGCGAGGAAGGGGTGATCCGGGTGCCCTCCGTGGCCTACCCCTTCTACGAAGGGCAGCAGATCGCCCTGCCCTCCGCCCGCTACCTGCCCACGAAGTTTGAGCTCATCCACACCCACACCCCCCTCACCCTGGGGGTCTGGGGCCTCAGGATCGCCCGGAACAAAGGCCTGCCCCACGTCTCCACCTTCCACACCCACTACGAGAAGTACGCCCACTACGTCCCGGGATTGGCCATCCTGGACAAGTACACGGGCATCGTACCCCGCCTGGCCAAGGCCTTCTACAACCGGGTGGAGGTGGTCATCGCCCCCACCGAGCCCGTGAGGCGCCTGGCAGAAAGCTACGGCATCGAGCGCCCCATCCGGGTCATCCCCACCGGGATCGACAACCGCCTCCTGGAGGAAGCCCCCCTCCCCTCCCCTTCCCCCTGGCCGGAGGGCAAGCGCCGCCTCATCACCGTGGGGCGCCTGGGGAAGGAAAAGTCCTTTGACGTGGTGCTGAAAGCGGTGGCTGAGCTGGCCAAAAAGGTGGACGTCTTCTTGGTGCACATCGGGGAAGGCCCGGAGCTCCACGCCCTAAAGCACCTGGCCAAAGCACTCGGCATCGCCGAGCGGGTGCGCTTTTTGGGCCCCGTGCCCTACGGGAAGATCGGCGGCTACTACCGTATGGCCGAGCTCTTCCTCTTCGCCAGCGAGACGGAAACCCAGGGCCTCGTGGTCTGGGAAGCCCAGGCCATGGGGGTGCCGGTGGTGGCCGTGGGGGCGGAGGGGGTGCTGGAGGGAGTGGAGGAGGGGAAGACGGGATACCTGGTGCCCCCAGGGGACTTCCAGGCCCTGGCGGAAAGGGCTTTGGAGCTCCTTATGGACGAGGAAAAGCGGCGGCGCTTCAGCCTCCAAGCCCGTGCCTGGGCCTTGGAGCGCTCGGCGGAGCGCATCGCGGAAAGAATCGTGGCGGTCTACGACGAAGCGGGCGAGATCCTGCGGGTGGAGCCCAAAAGGCTTATCTTTCCCTTTCCCCGCCTTCCCCGAAGTACCCTCGAGGATCGCCCAGGAAGTTTCTAG
- a CDS encoding DUF554 domain-containing protein — MELSLLDKLSGTLANAATVTLGTGLGLLLQGRLPERMARIMVQGVGLTTLFIGFSMADALGKAKGGAIDGVVLGLIALVLGGLLGEWWRIEETLEGIGEKIKRAVRGGGSFTEGFVAASLLFCVGPMTLLGSIQNGLTGDPSLLLLKATLDGLSAIALTSSFGVGVGFSVLVILLYQGGVALLAGTLSQALPDPAADPRVLLVTGVGGLMVLGVGINLLGLTRVRVGSFLPALLLAPLVWWLAGLLS; from the coding sequence ATGGAGCTCAGCCTTCTGGACAAGCTCTCGGGAACCCTGGCCAACGCCGCCACCGTGACCCTGGGCACAGGGCTTGGTCTGCTGCTTCAGGGCCGGCTCCCCGAACGCATGGCCCGCATCATGGTCCAGGGGGTGGGACTCACCACCCTTTTTATCGGGTTCTCCATGGCCGACGCCCTGGGGAAAGCCAAGGGCGGAGCCATAGACGGGGTGGTCCTGGGGCTCATCGCTCTGGTACTGGGAGGGCTTCTTGGGGAGTGGTGGCGGATTGAGGAAACCCTCGAGGGCATCGGAGAGAAGATCAAGCGGGCCGTAAGGGGCGGGGGAAGCTTCACCGAGGGCTTCGTGGCGGCCAGCCTCCTCTTCTGCGTGGGCCCCATGACCCTTTTGGGGTCCATCCAAAATGGCCTCACGGGCGACCCCAGCCTTCTCCTCCTCAAGGCCACCTTGGACGGCCTATCCGCCATCGCCCTCACCAGCTCCTTTGGGGTGGGGGTGGGCTTTAGCGTTCTGGTCATCCTGCTTTACCAAGGGGGCGTGGCCCTCTTGGCCGGCACCTTGAGCCAGGCCCTGCCCGACCCCGCCGCCGACCCCCGGGTGCTCTTGGTCACGGGGGTGGGGGGGCTCATGGTGCTGGGCGTGGGCATCAACCTCCTGGGGCTCACCCGGGTGCGGGTGGGCTCCTTTTTGCCCGCCCTTCTCCTTGCCCCCCTGGTGTGGTGGCTGGCAGGCCTCCTCTCCTAA
- the mnmD gene encoding tRNA (5-methylaminomethyl-2-thiouridine)(34)-methyltransferase MnmD, which produces MEPILTQDGTPTLFHPVYGEAYHPRQGALLQARRLYLEKTLTHLHPAPRVLEVGLGLLVNFRVTLESALRRGVRLRYLAVEREPLPPELLAQVRLPLSRAEEVFEELLRGWPGERFSGPWGELRVVFGDVRDAPLPRGWATAVYLDPFSPRVNPEPWSLPVLQRLRGALRLGGRLATYSAQGAFRLALKEAGFALHRVPGVGKREWTVGIALGTPPGLGT; this is translated from the coding sequence GTGGAGCCCATCCTCACCCAGGACGGAACCCCCACCCTTTTCCATCCGGTCTACGGGGAGGCCTACCATCCCCGGCAAGGAGCCTTGCTCCAGGCCAGGCGGCTTTACCTGGAGAAGACCCTCACCCATCTCCATCCCGCTCCTAGGGTCCTCGAGGTGGGCCTAGGGCTTTTGGTGAACTTCCGGGTAACCTTGGAGAGCGCCCTCAGGCGGGGCGTGCGCCTAAGGTACCTGGCGGTGGAGCGGGAGCCCCTGCCCCCGGAGCTTTTGGCCCAGGTGCGCCTGCCCCTGAGCCGTGCGGAGGAGGTGTTTGAGGAACTGCTAAGGGGCTGGCCAGGGGAGCGTTTTTCTGGCCCTTGGGGCGAGCTGAGGGTGGTCTTCGGGGACGTGCGTGATGCCCCCTTGCCCCGGGGCTGGGCCACGGCGGTGTACCTGGACCCCTTCAGCCCGAGGGTGAACCCCGAGCCCTGGAGCCTCCCTGTTCTCCAGAGGCTCCGCGGGGCCTTGCGGCTTGGGGGCCGGCTCGCCACCTACTCCGCCCAAGGGGCCTTCCGCCTTGCCCTCAAGGAGGCGGGGTTTGCCCTTCACCGGGTGCCCGGGGTGGGGAAGCGGGAGTGGACGGTGGGAATCGCTCTAGGAACTCCTCCCGGGTTAGGTACATGA
- a CDS encoding DegV family protein — protein MELGLVTDTAADLSPKVLQEEAVGLVPIYVHLMGRRYKDWQELTPDALYQAMRAGAEPVTEPPGVEDFAEIYERYLQVYDRLLSIHVSGELSKTVERAREAALKVAPTRIRVVDSGMVSAGLGAMVLRAVEMLRRGAEEEAIVREMERMRRSSLFFSVADLSHLARNGRLPRFGEVVGNLLGLRPILRIEKGHIRFLRVARESAVPEALARLVLEEFQGRSARITIAHTDAKSEWLEELKKGLESALRLERGRITRSGATIAANVGLGALAVHAYAVE, from the coding sequence GTGGAACTTGGCCTCGTGACCGACACCGCCGCGGACCTCTCCCCCAAGGTGCTCCAGGAGGAGGCGGTGGGGCTCGTGCCCATCTACGTTCACCTCATGGGGCGCCGCTACAAGGATTGGCAGGAACTCACCCCCGACGCCCTCTACCAGGCCATGCGGGCGGGGGCGGAGCCGGTGACCGAGCCCCCGGGGGTGGAGGACTTCGCCGAGATCTACGAGCGCTACCTCCAGGTCTACGACCGCTTGCTGTCCATCCATGTTTCGGGCGAGCTCTCCAAGACGGTGGAAAGGGCGCGGGAAGCGGCCTTGAAGGTGGCGCCCACCCGTATCCGGGTGGTGGACTCGGGCATGGTCTCCGCGGGCCTGGGGGCCATGGTCCTCCGGGCGGTGGAGATGCTTAGGCGAGGGGCGGAGGAGGAGGCCATCGTGCGGGAGATGGAGAGGATGCGCCGCTCCAGCCTCTTCTTCAGCGTGGCGGACCTCTCCCACCTCGCCAGGAACGGCCGCCTGCCCCGCTTTGGGGAGGTGGTGGGGAACCTCCTGGGCCTGAGGCCCATCCTGCGCATCGAGAAGGGGCATATTCGCTTTTTACGGGTAGCCCGGGAGAGCGCCGTGCCCGAGGCTTTGGCCCGGCTGGTGCTGGAGGAGTTTCAAGGGCGTTCGGCCCGCATCACCATCGCCCACACTGACGCCAAGAGCGAGTGGCTGGAAGAGCTCAAAAAGGGCCTGGAAAGCGCTTTGCGTTTGGAAAGGGGCCGCATCACCCGCTCCGGGGCCACCATCGCCGCCAACGTGGGCCTGGGGGCTTTGGCGGTCCACGCCTACGCGGTAGAATAG
- a CDS encoding polysaccharide deacetylase family protein, with amino-acid sequence MEIILGLIFLLYGVSDLLFRFLGLGAYAHASRRTPKVALTFDDGPSERTEALLELLRRHGVKATFFLTGEKARARPDLVEALRREGHQVEDHGEWHQAWKLLLPWLEWEHMRRNPGRYYRPPHGLHTPFTRLFARLLGKRIALWDLESKDWLDLPPEALAERLLYYLRPGSIVLLHDGPQRTLELLERVLGKLHELGYQPVTLDELQPTPLGPRQALIRGLQGFNERYDRAHRLQRVAYGPFDYLKYERKSFPFAPFKGVISWELHIDSERVIELSPFEVLRYTRRNFRELSERISKNPGEAPEIIYGFSYQAEAMRVLGFKPYPYPLPRYLTWIAGITTTWQLWLYRGDLPQLRRRALASLMYLTREEFLERFPPSTPASPPRAPGEGQTPPP; translated from the coding sequence ATGGAAATAATCCTGGGCCTGATTTTCCTGCTCTACGGGGTCTCGGACCTTCTCTTCCGCTTTTTGGGCCTTGGGGCCTACGCCCACGCCTCGAGGCGCACCCCCAAGGTGGCCCTCACCTTTGACGACGGCCCTTCAGAACGCACCGAGGCCCTCCTGGAACTTCTCAGGCGCCATGGGGTGAAGGCCACCTTCTTCCTCACAGGGGAGAAGGCCAGAGCCCGGCCGGACTTGGTGGAGGCCCTGAGGCGCGAGGGCCACCAGGTGGAGGACCACGGGGAGTGGCACCAAGCCTGGAAGCTCCTCCTGCCTTGGCTGGAATGGGAGCACATGCGCCGGAACCCAGGGCGCTACTACCGCCCCCCCCACGGCCTCCACACCCCCTTCACCCGCCTCTTCGCCCGCCTCCTGGGCAAGCGCATCGCCCTATGGGATTTGGAAAGCAAGGACTGGCTGGATCTTCCCCCCGAGGCCTTGGCGGAAAGGCTCCTCTACTACCTGCGCCCCGGGTCCATCGTCCTTCTCCACGACGGACCCCAGCGCACCCTCGAGCTCCTGGAACGAGTCCTCGGAAAGCTACATGAGCTGGGGTACCAGCCAGTCACCCTAGACGAGCTTCAGCCCACGCCCCTCGGTCCCAGGCAAGCCCTAATCCGGGGGTTGCAGGGGTTCAACGAGCGCTACGACCGAGCCCACCGGCTACAGCGGGTAGCATACGGACCCTTTGATTATCTGAAGTACGAACGCAAGTCATTTCCCTTTGCCCCCTTCAAAGGGGTGATCTCCTGGGAACTGCACATAGATTCAGAGCGGGTCATAGAGCTTAGCCCCTTTGAGGTTCTGCGGTACACCCGGAGAAACTTCCGCGAACTTTCCGAAAGGATAAGCAAGAACCCAGGGGAAGCACCTGAAATCATCTACGGCTTTAGCTACCAAGCCGAGGCCATGCGGGTCTTGGGATTTAAGCCCTATCCCTATCCCCTTCCCCGCTACCTCACGTGGATAGCCGGCATCACCACTACATGGCAGTTGTGGCTTTACCGGGGCGACCTGCCTCAGCTTAGGCGCAGAGCCTTGGCCAGCCTCATGTACCTAACCCGGGAGGAGTTCCTAGAGCGATTCCCACCGTCCACTCCCGCTTCCCCACCCCGGGCACCCGGTGAAGGGCAAACCCCGCCTCCTTGA
- a CDS encoding glycosyltransferase family 2 protein → MRISVVIPAHNEEAYLPQCLEAVLAQSLPPFEVIVVDNASTDRTREVAEAFGVRVVYCAKKGVAHARQAGLLAARGEWVAMTDADSLPTPTWLQALAERAPGAVALYGPLRFYGVSAWEAALSEWGYRAFLRLMALLERPNLAGANMMVLKEAALKAGGFPEVEAREDVLLGWKLRHLGPVRYVPQALVLTSARRLKGGWGRFLLRQARNFLGDPRGYFGEGGERER, encoded by the coding sequence GTGCGCATCAGCGTGGTGATCCCCGCCCACAACGAGGAGGCCTACTTGCCCCAGTGCCTCGAGGCGGTGCTGGCCCAAAGCCTGCCCCCCTTTGAGGTGATCGTGGTGGACAACGCTTCCACCGACCGCACCCGGGAGGTGGCGGAGGCCTTTGGCGTGCGGGTGGTGTACTGCGCCAAGAAGGGCGTGGCCCACGCCCGTCAGGCGGGGCTTTTGGCCGCCCGGGGGGAGTGGGTGGCCATGACCGACGCCGACTCCCTGCCTACCCCCACCTGGCTCCAGGCCCTGGCGGAGCGCGCCCCCGGGGCGGTGGCCCTCTACGGCCCCTTGCGCTTTTACGGGGTTTCGGCTTGGGAAGCCGCCCTTTCCGAATGGGGCTACCGGGCCTTCTTGCGCCTCATGGCCCTTTTGGAGCGGCCCAACCTGGCGGGGGCCAACATGATGGTCCTGAAGGAGGCGGCCTTGAAGGCGGGCGGGTTTCCCGAGGTGGAGGCCCGGGAGGACGTCCTCCTGGGCTGGAAGCTCAGGCACCTAGGCCCGGTGCGCTACGTACCCCAAGCCCTGGTCCTCACCTCGGCCCGCAGGCTGAAAGGCGGCTGGGGCCGCTTCCTCCTCCGGCAGGCTAGAAACTTCCTGGGCGATCCTCGAGGGTACTTCGGGGAAGGCGGGGAAAGGGAAAGATAA
- a CDS encoding glycosyltransferase family 4 protein: MLEGEVVSKNCLAVIINPKPVTFEGGGEKFALLLGDVLQKEGWNVEFARPLGRVPSQIDLLVLNGAQGTGLLWARRWIERSKWVWVIPHEALRQEINMLGIYPGRLLDEIVAGILPLAFKYWTRHRGRRVTLIAVGQQNALHLKEWFGTEPEYIPNGVGNLVFEESSRVRGLLDSIQKKRGNLAAGKWLGLIVSRWDYTKNPEGIVKIARSTPENVRLIVRSTPDGLFALRKRLGLLRWPPLTHPRVTWVEYPLSREEVLALMRDADFLILPSKYESFPYVALEAAAVGTLPFLTPVGLGWEFSKDPLLARLILPLPPHGRMTASESWQQILSVLSDKPLVRELKSALRELSMRYSLENWEDRIRRLLYQDMEKLCDRISK, encoded by the coding sequence TTGCTTGAGGGGGAAGTTGTGTCCAAGAACTGTCTAGCGGTAATCATAAATCCCAAGCCTGTGACATTTGAGGGCGGGGGGGAAAAGTTTGCTCTGCTTTTAGGAGATGTGCTTCAAAAAGAGGGATGGAATGTGGAGTTCGCCCGTCCTTTGGGACGGGTGCCAAGCCAAATAGATTTGCTTGTGCTAAATGGAGCACAGGGAACAGGCTTGCTGTGGGCTCGCCGCTGGATAGAGCGATCTAAGTGGGTTTGGGTAATTCCTCATGAGGCGCTGAGGCAAGAAATCAATATGTTGGGAATCTATCCTGGACGTTTACTAGATGAGATTGTTGCGGGTATCCTGCCCTTGGCTTTCAAGTATTGGACACGTCATAGAGGGCGCCGCGTTACACTTATTGCGGTAGGCCAACAAAATGCCCTTCATTTAAAAGAGTGGTTTGGCACTGAGCCGGAGTATATTCCCAATGGTGTGGGGAACTTGGTTTTCGAGGAATCAAGTCGAGTGCGCGGACTGCTTGACTCAATTCAAAAGAAAAGGGGGAATCTAGCGGCTGGAAAGTGGCTTGGATTGATTGTTTCCCGGTGGGACTACACAAAAAACCCCGAGGGTATTGTAAAAATAGCTAGGTCAACGCCGGAGAACGTGCGCCTCATCGTGCGATCAACGCCAGATGGGCTTTTTGCCCTAAGAAAGAGGTTGGGTCTATTGAGATGGCCGCCATTGACGCATCCGCGAGTGACATGGGTGGAGTATCCCCTTTCGAGGGAGGAAGTATTGGCTTTAATGCGGGATGCGGATTTTTTAATCTTACCAAGCAAGTACGAATCGTTTCCTTATGTCGCGTTAGAAGCTGCCGCTGTCGGAACATTGCCTTTTCTGACGCCTGTGGGTTTAGGATGGGAGTTTAGCAAGGATCCGCTTCTTGCGCGTCTGATATTGCCTTTGCCACCACACGGCCGCATGACTGCTAGTGAAAGTTGGCAACAGATTCTTTCTGTATTAAGCGATAAGCCTTTGGTTAGGGAACTTAAGTCTGCCCTAAGAGAACTTTCAATGCGCTATTCTCTTGAAAATTGGGAAGACCGGATACGGCGTCTCTTATATCAAGACATGGAGAAGTTATGTGACAGGATATCTAAATAA
- a CDS encoding MFS transporter gives MFRYLPWAKEGLFVFLRLLLAVGLMEGVRTGFFAGLLPFYAPEHLGLAPAVFTLAFTFHQLAENFSKTFGGLMAEKLGFGRTITIAAFTGLVTLLLTPKANVGWLLWGLAILWGLTMSTLYPGLMTLASRIAIPGREARALSYTSVLLVPWTGVGLVGIGQVAQREPEVALTLLITAQVIIFLLAVSLFSFHIPMPKRTRETYPLKRLFLFLPAAFGQTFAPALVSLFILRFAKEELGLEPIAFGGLLLLGGSLAFGLLPFTGRHVDKTGYHVALVGGFFLSALLMARLAFNPSLGELILLAAFGGLGFSFSLSGWNGFLAKNLPHVNRAVILGGLMTVEGLGITLGPAVGGFLWQTFGIKAPFLAGSIIFLSLSLIYAFLFWRKRWK, from the coding sequence GTGTTTCGCTATCTGCCGTGGGCCAAAGAAGGGCTCTTTGTCTTCCTTCGCCTCCTACTTGCGGTAGGTCTCATGGAGGGTGTACGCACCGGCTTTTTCGCTGGTCTACTGCCTTTTTACGCCCCTGAACACTTGGGACTTGCCCCCGCCGTTTTCACCCTGGCTTTCACCTTCCACCAACTTGCCGAAAACTTCTCCAAGACTTTCGGGGGACTAATGGCCGAAAAGTTGGGCTTTGGTCGTACCATCACCATAGCGGCCTTCACAGGTCTAGTAACGCTTCTTCTCACCCCCAAGGCCAACGTGGGCTGGCTGCTTTGGGGCCTTGCCATCCTCTGGGGCCTCACCATGTCCACCCTCTACCCTGGACTCATGACCCTGGCCAGCCGCATCGCCATACCTGGGCGGGAGGCCAGAGCTTTGTCCTATACTTCCGTCCTGTTGGTCCCATGGACAGGTGTTGGTTTAGTGGGCATCGGCCAGGTGGCCCAAAGAGAACCTGAGGTTGCTCTGACCTTGCTCATCACAGCCCAGGTGATAATCTTTCTCCTAGCTGTAAGTCTTTTCTCTTTCCACATCCCCATGCCCAAAAGAACAAGGGAAACCTATCCCCTCAAGCGCCTTTTCCTCTTTCTACCTGCTGCTTTCGGCCAGACCTTCGCCCCCGCGTTGGTTTCCCTCTTCATCTTGCGGTTCGCCAAGGAGGAGCTCGGCCTCGAGCCCATCGCCTTTGGAGGGCTCCTCCTTTTGGGAGGAAGCTTAGCCTTTGGCCTTTTGCCCTTTACTGGTCGCCACGTTGACAAAACGGGCTACCATGTTGCTCTGGTAGGCGGATTTTTCCTTTCGGCCCTATTAATGGCCCGCCTAGCCTTTAACCCCAGCTTAGGGGAACTCATCCTATTAGCAGCCTTTGGGGGCCTAGGCTTCAGCTTTTCCCTATCTGGATGGAATGGTTTTTTGGCAAAGAACCTACCTCATGTAAACCGTGCAGTCATATTGGGAGGCCTAATGACCGTGGAAGGGCTGGGGATAACTTTAGGACCTGCGGTAGGAGGTTTTTTGTGGCAAACCTTCGGCATCAAGGCACCCTTTCTGGCGGGTAGCATCATCTTCCTCTCCCTTAGCCTCATTTACGCTTTCCTTTTCTGGAGGAAGCGATGGAAATAA
- a CDS encoding glycosyltransferase family 4 protein, with the protein MKGIFIATDTPLIGGVLTYLRDIALRLSASGISVAVGLRNLPHLIPIIDELRQHSIHVTHPFDVTFFQHGYLPLITGYGPFSYRRFFSTFGKKNLVLLVHDQVDIYYPQPFQFLYRLGYRYLQVPNLQNARAIITVSHWAKSFLQDFYGLAQVYAVPNAVDVHRFRPELSKENRRERKESLGLRPEKDLILIPGRLSPEKNPFLPLRVAQLLPEIDFAYVGTGELEGPVRLAQKALRLGNVFFLGKRYDMPNVYAAADAVLQPTLGENQSLSTLEAMACGLPVITSDIPAQREIINHRQTGVLSPPEPKHMAKWILYALENREELGNNARAYVVLHHNLDFYLPRLLSTLNEIAALI; encoded by the coding sequence ATGAAGGGGATTTTTATAGCTACCGATACACCTCTCATCGGGGGTGTTCTTACCTATCTACGAGACATCGCCCTTCGTCTGTCTGCAAGCGGCATCTCAGTTGCAGTCGGTCTTAGGAACTTGCCGCACTTAATCCCCATTATCGACGAGCTCAGGCAACATAGCATCCACGTGACTCACCCATTTGACGTCACCTTCTTTCAACATGGCTACTTGCCGCTCATAACGGGTTATGGGCCCTTCAGCTATCGCCGCTTTTTCTCAACTTTTGGCAAAAAGAATTTAGTTCTGCTCGTTCACGATCAAGTCGACATTTATTACCCACAGCCGTTTCAATTTTTGTACCGCCTAGGTTACCGCTACCTCCAGGTGCCGAACCTACAAAATGCGCGTGCAATTATCACAGTTTCTCACTGGGCAAAGTCATTTTTGCAGGACTTTTATGGCTTAGCTCAGGTTTACGCAGTACCTAATGCCGTAGATGTACACCGTTTCCGCCCAGAGCTTTCAAAAGAAAATCGCCGAGAAAGAAAGGAATCTTTGGGCTTAAGGCCCGAAAAAGACCTCATACTTATACCTGGTCGGCTCAGTCCTGAAAAGAACCCCTTTCTCCCCCTGAGGGTAGCGCAACTTCTTCCAGAAATAGACTTTGCCTATGTAGGCACCGGTGAACTAGAAGGCCCGGTACGCCTTGCCCAAAAAGCTCTTAGGCTAGGCAACGTGTTTTTTCTAGGCAAACGGTACGATATGCCAAATGTTTATGCGGCAGCGGATGCTGTTCTGCAACCTACATTAGGCGAGAATCAGTCGCTATCGACTCTCGAGGCGATGGCATGCGGCCTACCCGTGATTACTTCAGATATACCAGCTCAGCGTGAAATCATAAATCACAGGCAGACCGGTGTCCTATCACCACCAGAACCTAAGCACATGGCTAAGTGGATCTTATATGCCTTAGAAAACAGAGAAGAGCTTGGCAACAACGCAAGGGCCTATGTGGTTTTGCACCACAACCTGGATTTCTATCTGCCTCGGCTTTTGTCTACCTTGAACGAAATCGCAGCGCTTATTTAG